The Nocardioides panzhihuensis genome has a segment encoding these proteins:
- a CDS encoding MerR family transcriptional regulator has protein sequence MTETTEELMTIDELSTATGLSVRTTRYYASLGLIPPPIRRGRVAYYGPEHRARLDLVTALQEHGFTLQAIERYLGRLPVDITREDLAMQRAMITSWATEPTEDIQARIGRELIALGLPRDALAAAYAATSRLMADLADELNTILRDQVVDPFKRTHHTAEEAAHLEEVLPRLRQLTTEAIVVSFQDAVNRTISRNLS, from the coding sequence ATGACCGAGACGACCGAGGAACTGATGACGATCGATGAGCTGTCGACCGCCACTGGGTTGTCGGTGCGCACCACGCGCTACTACGCGAGCCTCGGACTGATCCCGCCGCCGATCCGTCGCGGTCGGGTCGCCTACTACGGCCCCGAGCATCGTGCTCGCCTCGACCTGGTCACCGCGCTCCAGGAGCACGGGTTCACCCTGCAGGCCATCGAGCGCTACCTCGGTCGGCTTCCCGTGGACATCACGCGGGAGGACCTGGCGATGCAGCGCGCGATGATCACCTCGTGGGCGACCGAGCCCACCGAGGACATCCAGGCCCGGATCGGGCGTGAGCTGATCGCGCTGGGGCTGCCCCGAGACGCGCTGGCGGCGGCGTACGCAGCGACCTCACGCCTCATGGCGGACCTCGCGGACGAGCTCAACACGATCCTGCGCGATCAGGTCGTCGACCCGTTCAAGCGGACCCACCACACCGCGGAGGAGGCTGCGCATCTCGAAGAGGTGCTCCCGCGGCTTCGTCAGCTGACCACCGAGGCGATCGTGGTGAGCTTCCAGGACGCCGTGAACCGGACCATCTCCCGCAATCTCTCGTGA
- a CDS encoding acetyl-CoA C-acetyltransferase has translation MAEAFIYDHLRTPRGKGKKTGALHEVKPIDLVVGLIDEARKRNPNLDPEQIDDVVLGVVTPVGEQGGDIAKTAAIKAGLPETTAGVQLNRFCASGLEAVNQAASRVRGGFEELILAGGVESMSKAPMGSDGGAWAQDPDTALKTGFVPQGIGADLIATIEGFSRADVDRYAAQSHARAAAAWENGYFKDAVIPVVDQTGLTVLDHDELIRPGTTAETLAGLKPSFLQQGQEAGFDDVALAKYHWVEKIDHVHHAGNSSGIVDGSALMLIGSEEAGKANGLTPRARIISAAVSGADPTIMLTGPAPASRKALAKAGLTVDDIDLFEINEAFAAVAMRFMKDMGIDESVTNVNGGAIAMGHPLGATGAIILGTLVDELERQGKQRGLATLCVGGGMGIATIVELV, from the coding sequence ATGGCTGAAGCATTCATCTATGACCACCTGCGCACACCGCGCGGGAAGGGTAAGAAGACCGGAGCGCTCCACGAGGTCAAGCCGATCGACCTGGTGGTCGGCCTGATCGACGAGGCGCGCAAGCGGAACCCCAACCTCGACCCCGAGCAGATCGACGACGTCGTCCTCGGTGTCGTCACCCCCGTCGGCGAGCAGGGCGGTGACATCGCCAAGACCGCAGCCATCAAGGCCGGTCTCCCTGAGACGACCGCCGGGGTGCAGCTCAACCGCTTCTGCGCCTCCGGCCTCGAGGCCGTGAACCAGGCCGCCTCCCGCGTACGCGGCGGCTTCGAGGAGCTCATCCTCGCCGGTGGCGTCGAGTCGATGAGCAAGGCGCCGATGGGCAGCGACGGCGGCGCCTGGGCGCAGGACCCTGACACCGCGCTCAAGACCGGCTTCGTCCCGCAGGGCATCGGTGCCGACCTGATCGCCACCATCGAGGGCTTCAGCCGCGCGGACGTCGACCGCTACGCGGCCCAGTCCCACGCCCGCGCGGCCGCCGCCTGGGAGAACGGCTACTTCAAGGACGCCGTCATCCCAGTCGTCGACCAGACCGGCCTGACCGTGCTCGACCACGACGAGCTGATCCGCCCCGGCACCACCGCCGAGACGCTGGCCGGCCTCAAGCCGTCCTTCCTCCAGCAGGGCCAGGAGGCCGGCTTCGACGACGTCGCGCTGGCCAAGTACCACTGGGTCGAGAAGATCGACCACGTCCACCACGCCGGAAACTCCTCCGGCATCGTCGACGGCTCCGCGCTGATGCTGATCGGCTCCGAGGAGGCGGGCAAGGCCAACGGCCTCACCCCGCGTGCCCGGATCATCTCGGCCGCCGTCTCCGGCGCCGACCCGACGATCATGCTCACCGGCCCCGCCCCGGCCTCGCGCAAGGCGCTGGCCAAGGCCGGCCTCACCGTCGATGACATCGACCTGTTCGAGATCAACGAGGCGTTCGCCGCGGTCGCGATGCGGTTCATGAAGGACATGGGCATCGACGAGTCGGTCACCAACGTCAACGGCGGCGCGATCGCCATGGGTCACCCGCTGGGCGCGACCGGTGCCATCATCCTCGGCACCCTGGTCGACGAGCTCGAGCGTCAGGGCAAGCAGCGCGGCCTCGCCACGCTGTGCGTCGGTGGCGGCATGGGTATCGCCACGATCGTCGAGCTGGTCTGA
- a CDS encoding 3-hydroxyacyl-CoA dehydrogenase NAD-binding domain-containing protein: MTETAVKYDKDADGIVTLTLDDPNQSANTMNELYKTSMAEAVEKLYAEAASDEKSVTGVVIASAKKTFFAGGDLKNMIQVRPENGAQVFEEVEAIKATLRKLETFPKPVVAAINGAALGGGLEIALAAQHRIALDARYDIGLPEVSLGLLPGGGGVTRVVRLLGIMTGLMDVLGQGTKFKPAAAKEKGLVDELVSSPDELVPAAKAWIKANPDEIAQPWDKPGYKMPGGKPTSPALAGFLPAFPPILRKQLKQSDMRAPKAILSAAVEGAMVDFDTATRIESRYFVSLVTGQQSKNMIQAFFFDLGAIGAGTLRPDGVEKFTAKKVGVLGAGMMGAGIAYSFARAGAEVVLKDVAIESAERGKDYTAKLNEKAVSRGKLTQEKADEILNRITATVAPEDFAGVDVVVEAVFEDVSLKQKVFSEIAPFVNDDAVLCSNTSTLPITELAKGIDRPADFIGLHFFSPVDKMPLVEIIKGAETNDVALAKAYDVVQQIKKTPIVVNDSRGFYTSRVIGTQIQEGLELLAEGFAPYSLERAATQAGFPVGPLQIADELNHELMVKIARTTREAAGVEELTTTEKVLTPLIEAGRSGKLKGAGFYDYADGKRGSIWAGLGDVFPVAEKQIPLADAEERMLFIEALETAKCFEEGVITSAAHANIGSIFGIGFPPQTGGAAQFITGYEAADGSIGIEAFLARAEELAETYGERFRPTPYLRELAAKGEGFPA, encoded by the coding sequence ATGACAGAAACCGCAGTCAAGTACGACAAGGATGCCGACGGCATCGTCACGCTGACCCTGGACGACCCGAACCAGTCGGCCAACACGATGAATGAGCTGTACAAGACCTCGATGGCGGAGGCCGTCGAGAAGCTGTACGCCGAAGCCGCCAGTGATGAGAAGAGCGTCACCGGCGTCGTGATCGCCTCCGCGAAGAAGACCTTCTTCGCGGGCGGCGACCTCAAGAACATGATCCAGGTCCGCCCGGAGAACGGCGCCCAGGTCTTCGAGGAGGTCGAGGCGATCAAGGCGACCCTCCGCAAGCTGGAGACCTTCCCGAAGCCGGTCGTCGCGGCGATCAACGGCGCCGCCCTCGGTGGCGGTCTGGAGATCGCGCTGGCCGCCCAGCACCGGATCGCGCTGGACGCCCGCTACGACATCGGCCTGCCCGAGGTCTCCCTCGGACTGCTCCCGGGCGGCGGCGGGGTCACCCGCGTCGTACGCCTCCTGGGCATCATGACCGGTCTGATGGACGTGCTCGGCCAGGGCACCAAGTTCAAGCCCGCCGCGGCGAAGGAGAAGGGACTGGTCGACGAGCTCGTCTCCTCCCCCGACGAGCTCGTCCCCGCCGCCAAGGCGTGGATCAAGGCCAACCCCGACGAGATCGCCCAGCCGTGGGACAAGCCCGGCTACAAGATGCCCGGTGGCAAGCCGACCTCGCCGGCGCTCGCGGGCTTCCTCCCGGCGTTCCCGCCGATCCTGCGCAAGCAGCTCAAGCAGTCCGACATGCGGGCGCCGAAGGCGATCCTGTCGGCTGCGGTCGAGGGCGCGATGGTCGACTTCGACACCGCCACCCGGATCGAGTCGCGCTACTTCGTCTCCCTGGTCACCGGCCAGCAGTCGAAGAACATGATCCAGGCGTTCTTCTTCGACCTCGGTGCCATCGGCGCCGGCACGCTCCGTCCTGACGGCGTGGAGAAGTTCACCGCGAAGAAGGTGGGCGTGCTCGGCGCCGGGATGATGGGCGCCGGCATCGCGTACTCCTTCGCCCGGGCCGGTGCGGAGGTCGTCCTCAAGGACGTCGCCATCGAGTCCGCCGAGCGCGGCAAGGACTACACCGCCAAGCTCAACGAGAAGGCGGTCTCGCGCGGCAAGCTCACCCAGGAGAAGGCCGACGAGATCCTCAACCGGATCACCGCGACGGTAGCGCCGGAGGACTTCGCCGGCGTCGACGTCGTCGTCGAGGCGGTCTTCGAGGACGTCTCGCTGAAGCAGAAGGTCTTCAGCGAGATCGCCCCGTTCGTCAACGACGACGCGGTGCTCTGCTCCAACACCTCGACGCTGCCGATCACCGAGCTCGCCAAGGGGATCGACCGTCCGGCCGACTTCATCGGTCTGCACTTCTTCTCGCCCGTCGACAAGATGCCGCTGGTCGAGATCATCAAGGGCGCCGAGACGAACGACGTCGCGCTGGCCAAGGCCTACGACGTCGTCCAGCAGATCAAGAAGACCCCGATCGTGGTCAACGACAGCCGAGGCTTCTACACCTCGCGCGTCATCGGCACCCAGATCCAGGAGGGTCTGGAGCTGCTCGCCGAGGGCTTCGCGCCCTACTCGCTAGAGCGTGCCGCGACCCAGGCCGGGTTCCCGGTCGGGCCGCTGCAGATCGCCGACGAGCTCAACCACGAGCTCATGGTCAAGATCGCTCGTACGACGCGGGAGGCTGCCGGTGTCGAGGAGCTGACCACCACGGAGAAGGTGCTCACCCCGCTCATCGAGGCGGGTCGCTCCGGCAAGCTGAAGGGCGCCGGTTTCTACGACTACGCCGACGGCAAGCGTGGCTCGATCTGGGCGGGGCTCGGCGACGTGTTCCCGGTCGCCGAGAAGCAGATCCCGCTCGCGGACGCCGAGGAGCGGATGCTCTTCATCGAGGCGCTCGAGACGGCGAAGTGCTTCGAGGAGGGGGTCATCACCTCCGCCGCGCACGCCAACATCGGCTCCATCTTCGGCATCGGCTTCCCGCCGCAGACCGGTGGTGCGGCCCAGTTCATCACCGGCTACGAGGCCGCTGACGGCTCGATCGGCATCGAGGCCTTCCTGGCTCGGGCCGAAGAGCTGGCCGAGACGTACGGCGAGCGGTTCCGTCCGACGCCTTACCTCCGCGAGCTCGCGGCGAAGGGTGAAGGCTTCCCCGCCTGA
- a CDS encoding DUF4232 domain-containing protein translates to MGVVIVGVVLLVVIGCVVAMVWARGDGSGSSTLELSDEWRSVSGVRDVVAAEESLRIPGEDFGEQDRWEHSVRVEVTLEDDLSGPEAAEAGTEVLGLLGPEIARIAPEAAADWSRASFAITSTGIQIGSGGLVPIDAVGDALDDAVALREAGATSVSLSVAEERADHPAKADVRASKDALVAVATVARSSQRPVDLLGGEAWYRSNELPDPAAVRLVVNASERPSVTSAQLSAPFEPLIVLVDAAEGDRAITDVSRWLIAYDGDPGGSGKPLPFSVEGTRGGKAEGWVGGEPPPSVTMPSFGSGEPWPVDPGAPSCRMPDLEVTFGGHDAAAGSRQAWIRARNAGAQACAIESVPAVEFLDAAGAAQAGVTIEPYEPSMVPARVVVPAGESAMAVIDWQAMSTANDPDVTTALRVTALPGSKPVTIQVSRPSAPSDLDILDGAEVRISPWAQGTPG, encoded by the coding sequence GTGGGAGTCGTGATCGTCGGAGTCGTCCTGCTGGTCGTGATCGGGTGCGTGGTCGCGATGGTGTGGGCTCGGGGCGACGGCTCGGGGTCGTCGACCCTCGAGCTCTCCGACGAGTGGCGGTCCGTCTCCGGCGTACGCGACGTGGTGGCTGCCGAGGAGTCGCTTCGCATCCCGGGGGAGGACTTCGGGGAGCAGGACCGCTGGGAGCACTCCGTCCGTGTCGAGGTGACTCTGGAGGACGATCTGTCCGGGCCCGAGGCCGCCGAGGCCGGCACCGAGGTGCTGGGGTTGCTGGGACCCGAGATCGCCCGGATCGCACCCGAGGCCGCTGCTGACTGGAGCAGGGCATCGTTCGCGATCACCTCCACCGGCATCCAGATCGGCTCGGGTGGGCTGGTCCCGATCGACGCCGTCGGTGACGCGCTTGACGATGCCGTCGCGCTGCGCGAGGCCGGTGCCACGTCGGTGTCGTTGAGCGTCGCTGAGGAGCGGGCAGACCACCCTGCCAAGGCCGACGTGCGGGCCTCGAAGGACGCGCTGGTCGCCGTCGCCACTGTCGCCCGCAGCTCCCAGCGCCCGGTGGACCTCCTGGGCGGCGAAGCCTGGTACCGCTCGAACGAGCTCCCCGACCCGGCCGCGGTCAGGCTGGTGGTGAACGCCTCCGAGCGCCCGTCGGTGACCTCGGCCCAGCTCTCGGCACCCTTCGAGCCGCTGATCGTCCTGGTCGACGCCGCCGAGGGTGACCGTGCGATCACCGACGTCAGCCGGTGGCTCATTGCGTACGACGGCGATCCCGGAGGTTCGGGGAAGCCGCTGCCGTTCTCGGTTGAAGGGACACGTGGAGGCAAGGCCGAAGGCTGGGTCGGCGGTGAGCCGCCACCTTCGGTGACGATGCCGTCTTTCGGGAGCGGTGAGCCCTGGCCCGTCGACCCGGGCGCACCGTCCTGCCGGATGCCGGACCTCGAGGTCACGTTCGGCGGACACGATGCCGCGGCAGGCTCCCGGCAGGCGTGGATCAGGGCTCGGAACGCCGGCGCGCAGGCATGCGCGATCGAGAGCGTGCCCGCGGTCGAGTTCCTCGACGCCGCCGGCGCCGCGCAGGCCGGCGTCACCATCGAGCCCTACGAGCCGTCGATGGTGCCCGCACGCGTCGTCGTCCCGGCTGGGGAGTCGGCGATGGCGGTGATCGACTGGCAGGCGATGTCCACCGCGAACGATCCCGACGTCACCACCGCACTGCGGGTGACCGCGCTGCCCGGAAGCAAGCCGGTCACGATCCAAGTCAGCCGGCCGAGCGCGCCGAGCGATCTCGACATCCTCGACGGAGCCGAGGTGCGGATCAGTCCCTGGGCGCAGGGCACTCCCGGCTGA
- a CDS encoding SPFH domain-containing protein, with product MGQMATVSVIAVVAVVLVVASLLRRARRGECLVVTRHRRIVRIASGSTTLAVPGFHEVLEWPTGQIEIAVVVRAQTMDGQDVRALATFSVDVDPPRIGAAYIDPRAVLHTALERRIAEAVRARPAATLADERDGLRPAVDGIRIDGLAGGSVMDVVIDEVDLLLHPGRPDEDG from the coding sequence ATGGGGCAGATGGCGACGGTTTCGGTGATCGCGGTGGTCGCGGTCGTCCTCGTGGTGGCCTCGCTGCTGCGGCGGGCTCGCCGCGGTGAGTGTCTGGTGGTGACCAGGCACCGGCGGATCGTCCGGATCGCCTCGGGCTCGACCACGCTTGCGGTCCCGGGCTTCCACGAGGTGCTCGAGTGGCCGACCGGTCAGATCGAGATCGCCGTCGTGGTCCGGGCGCAGACCATGGACGGCCAGGACGTACGCGCCCTGGCGACCTTCTCCGTCGACGTCGACCCGCCTCGGATCGGCGCGGCGTACATCGACCCGAGGGCAGTCCTGCACACGGCACTCGAGCGCAGGATCGCCGAGGCGGTCCGCGCCCGGCCCGCGGCGACGCTGGCCGATGAGCGTGATGGGCTTCGCCCTGCCGTCGATGGCATCCGGATCGACGGTCTCGCCGGTGGTTCGGTGATGGATGTGGTCATCGACGAGGTCGACCTGCTGCTGCATCCCGGCCGACCCGACGAGGACGGCTGA
- a CDS encoding M4 family metallopeptidase, whose translation MSPRRRVVALTATALALSGLSVIPMTSPAAAEPDPIATYKDRAGVPLTIHRTAEGTADFIGSMSEGAEPLGVTVKPAKAARTQLDRAGKALGTDKTDLRETTTSKAVGGGSVTRFEQYVADLPVLGGEVVIGLDKDRGLTSATTNLSDATIAEVTEPDESMRAKAKAAAKAVVAKSNHGATGLTVSDEGTWLYDHDLIRGPEIGETSVFRFSVTNGSTIRETVLVHAGTGRVLMHINEIAHANRRVCDNANVRAAANGCADTSTTVKRREGDAPAGIADVDKTYDMIGATSDFYASLGLDLTDEIGWPDGVTGKAVTATTRYCEPTEPGYTPPCPMDNAFWNGQQIYLGQGLVVDDIVGHELTHGVIENSSNLFYWYESGAINESMADIMGEIVDHRYATPGDSPTDWRVGEDSSFGAIRNLANPTTHDQPDRMTSSLWDADDLTYYADGGGVHTNSGVGNKTAYLISQGGTFNGRTVTGIDGGDPTLQKTATLYLYAIQHLVSGSQYVDLRRTLANGCSALVAAGTAGFTLDDCAQVNLATDATELAKSPTKAGATRPAEAPNTCPAGSTGKAGMANPSLSRGVLWTQAPDAAQGIPANDRDGKGSDFGMNPDPNEYGHPTSSGLTTAGIKVPAGKRTYMRFSHWHLFEWYTGSDPARPAPQYYDGGEARLLVNGVATAIPSSAWVNGPKQKLLLNNPAKPLTGFGGDSNGWISSRVDLSSFAGKTVQFQWVVRGDNEGSFLGWFIDGLELYTCNPQTIASTAPPTISGSARVGYTLTATKGSWSPTATTVKYQWLRNGVAISGATASTYKLTGSDHTKEIRVRVTAYASSWPAANPGVRASAATARIAAGYLTAATPTIGGTRRVGYRLTAYPGTWKPSGITFSYRWLRNGVAISGATGKTYRLRSVDRNDRIRVRVTGRKTGYHTKTATSAATTTIR comes from the coding sequence GTGTCACCTCGTAGACGCGTCGTCGCCCTGACCGCGACCGCGCTTGCTCTCAGCGGGCTGAGCGTCATTCCGATGACCTCGCCCGCCGCCGCCGAACCAGACCCGATCGCGACCTACAAGGACCGCGCCGGCGTCCCCCTGACCATCCATCGCACCGCCGAAGGCACAGCCGACTTCATCGGTTCGATGTCCGAGGGTGCCGAGCCGCTGGGCGTCACCGTCAAGCCCGCCAAGGCGGCCAGGACCCAGCTCGACCGCGCCGGCAAGGCGTTGGGCACCGACAAGACCGACCTGCGCGAGACGACGACCAGCAAGGCCGTCGGCGGCGGCTCGGTGACCAGGTTCGAGCAGTACGTCGCGGACCTCCCGGTTCTCGGCGGCGAGGTGGTCATCGGGCTGGACAAGGACCGCGGCCTCACCTCCGCGACCACCAACCTCTCCGACGCCACCATCGCCGAGGTCACCGAGCCGGACGAGTCCATGCGCGCGAAGGCCAAGGCAGCGGCCAAGGCCGTGGTCGCCAAGTCGAACCACGGGGCCACCGGCCTCACCGTGAGCGACGAGGGCACCTGGCTCTACGACCACGACCTGATCAGGGGGCCGGAGATCGGTGAGACCAGCGTCTTTCGGTTCTCGGTGACCAACGGCTCCACCATCCGTGAGACCGTGCTCGTTCACGCAGGCACCGGCCGCGTACTCATGCACATCAACGAGATCGCCCACGCCAACCGCCGCGTCTGCGACAACGCCAACGTCCGCGCCGCGGCGAACGGCTGCGCCGACACGAGCACCACGGTGAAGCGGCGCGAGGGCGATGCGCCCGCCGGGATCGCCGACGTCGACAAGACGTACGACATGATCGGCGCGACCTCCGACTTCTACGCCTCCCTCGGGCTGGACCTGACCGACGAGATCGGCTGGCCCGATGGCGTCACCGGCAAGGCGGTCACCGCCACGACCCGCTACTGCGAGCCGACGGAGCCGGGTTACACGCCACCGTGCCCGATGGACAACGCGTTCTGGAACGGTCAGCAGATCTACCTCGGCCAGGGCCTGGTCGTCGACGACATCGTCGGTCACGAGCTGACCCACGGCGTGATCGAGAACAGCTCGAACCTCTTCTACTGGTACGAGTCGGGCGCCATCAACGAGTCGATGGCCGACATCATGGGCGAGATCGTCGACCACCGCTACGCGACCCCGGGTGACTCCCCGACCGACTGGCGCGTCGGCGAGGACTCCTCGTTCGGCGCGATCCGCAACCTCGCGAACCCCACGACGCACGACCAGCCCGACCGGATGACCAGCTCGCTGTGGGATGCCGACGACCTCACCTACTACGCCGATGGCGGCGGGGTGCACACGAACAGCGGCGTCGGCAACAAGACGGCGTACCTCATCTCCCAGGGCGGCACCTTCAACGGTCGCACCGTCACCGGCATCGACGGCGGCGACCCGACCCTGCAGAAGACCGCGACGCTGTACCTCTACGCGATCCAGCACCTCGTCTCCGGAAGCCAGTACGTAGACCTGCGCCGTACGCTGGCCAACGGCTGTTCCGCGCTGGTGGCCGCCGGCACCGCCGGCTTCACCCTGGACGACTGCGCCCAGGTCAACCTCGCCACCGACGCGACCGAGCTGGCCAAGTCGCCCACCAAGGCGGGCGCGACGCGGCCCGCGGAAGCGCCGAACACCTGCCCCGCCGGGAGCACCGGCAAGGCCGGGATGGCGAACCCGTCGCTCAGCCGCGGTGTCCTGTGGACCCAGGCGCCCGACGCAGCGCAGGGCATCCCCGCCAACGACCGTGACGGCAAAGGCTCCGACTTCGGCATGAATCCGGACCCGAACGAGTACGGCCACCCGACGTCCAGCGGCCTGACGACGGCCGGCATCAAGGTGCCTGCCGGCAAGCGGACCTACATGCGGTTCAGCCACTGGCATCTCTTCGAGTGGTACACCGGCAGCGACCCGGCCCGCCCAGCGCCGCAGTACTACGACGGCGGCGAGGCGCGTCTGCTGGTCAACGGGGTCGCGACCGCCATCCCGTCCTCGGCCTGGGTGAACGGGCCGAAGCAGAAGCTGCTCCTCAACAACCCCGCCAAGCCGCTGACCGGCTTCGGCGGCGACTCCAACGGGTGGATCAGCTCCCGCGTCGACCTGTCCTCCTTCGCCGGCAAGACGGTCCAGTTCCAGTGGGTCGTCCGCGGCGACAACGAGGGCTCGTTCCTCGGTTGGTTCATCGACGGGCTCGAGCTCTACACCTGCAACCCGCAGACGATCGCGAGCACCGCGCCGCCGACGATCAGCGGCTCCGCGCGCGTCGGCTACACCTTGACCGCGACGAAGGGCTCCTGGAGCCCGACCGCCACGACGGTGAAGTACCAGTGGCTGCGCAACGGCGTCGCCATCTCGGGTGCCACGGCGTCGACGTACAAGCTCACCGGCTCCGACCACACCAAGGAGATCCGGGTCCGGGTGACGGCGTACGCCTCGTCCTGGCCGGCCGCCAACCCAGGAGTCCGGGCGAGCGCCGCGACCGCGAGGATCGCGGCCGGCTATCTCACCGCGGCCACTCCGACCATCGGCGGCACCCGCAGGGTCGGCTACCGGCTCACCGCCTACCCAGGCACCTGGAAGCCCTCGGGGATCACGTTCTCCTACCGGTGGCTGCGCAACGGAGTCGCCATCTCGGGTGCCACCGGGAAGACGTACCGCCTTCGGTCCGTCGACCGCAATGACCGCATCCGGGTCCGGGTCACCGGGCGCAAGACCGGCTATCACACCAAGACCGCCACCTCAGCGGCCACCACCACCATTCGCTGA
- a CDS encoding helix-turn-helix transcriptional regulator, translating into MSVKHALLALLEKPRYGYELRAEFEQRTGASWPLNVGQVYTTLSRLERDGLVEAGGTDAEGRSLYQLTEAGKVEVKGWFDSPVERTQPQRDELAIKLAVAVAVPSVDVGKVVQQQRNATMQALQGYRRQARSGAGDDLAGGLVLDRLVFAAEAEIRWLDHCESRLRRAATTSTAPEPADPTESTDGGTR; encoded by the coding sequence GTGTCCGTGAAACACGCACTGCTGGCGCTGCTGGAGAAGCCGCGCTATGGCTACGAGCTGCGCGCCGAGTTCGAGCAGCGCACCGGCGCGAGCTGGCCGCTGAACGTCGGGCAGGTCTACACGACCTTGTCGCGACTGGAGCGTGACGGCCTCGTCGAGGCTGGAGGGACCGACGCGGAGGGACGGTCCCTCTACCAGCTCACCGAGGCAGGCAAGGTCGAGGTGAAGGGGTGGTTCGACAGCCCCGTGGAGCGTACGCAGCCACAGCGCGACGAGCTCGCGATCAAGCTCGCGGTGGCGGTCGCGGTGCCGAGCGTGGACGTCGGCAAGGTCGTCCAGCAGCAGCGCAACGCGACGATGCAGGCGCTCCAGGGTTATCGACGCCAGGCGCGCTCCGGCGCCGGCGACGACCTCGCCGGGGGGCTCGTCCTCGACCGGCTCGTCTTCGCGGCCGAGGCCGAGATCCGCTGGCTCGACCACTGCGAGTCCCGGCTTCGCCGGGCCGCTACGACGAGCACCGCGCCGGAGCCCGCCGATCCCACCGAGTCCACCGATGGAGGGACGCGATGA
- a CDS encoding ABC transporter ATP-binding protein — MSDPVLRLTDVSRVHGTGAAEVHALRGVSLAAYAGELVAIMGPSGSGKSSLLTIAGGLDSPTSGSVSVDGQDLGAAGISGRAKLRRTSIGYVFQDFNLIPALTAAENVALPLELDGAGRRPARDAARVALEEVGLDGFADRFPDEMSGGQRQRIAIARAIVGERRLILADEPTGALDTETGEDILKLIRARCDAGAAGVLVTHEPRYASWADRVIYVRDGLVVDEAGETPSTVFATEVEG; from the coding sequence ATGAGTGACCCTGTCCTCCGGCTCACCGACGTGAGCCGCGTCCACGGCACCGGCGCCGCCGAGGTCCATGCCCTGCGCGGTGTCAGCCTCGCGGCGTACGCCGGTGAGCTGGTCGCCATCATGGGCCCGAGCGGCTCCGGGAAGTCGTCGCTGCTGACCATCGCCGGTGGCCTCGACTCGCCGACCTCCGGGTCCGTGTCCGTCGACGGCCAGGATCTGGGAGCGGCCGGGATCAGCGGGCGCGCCAAGCTGCGGCGTACGTCGATCGGCTATGTCTTCCAGGACTTCAACCTGATCCCGGCGCTGACCGCCGCCGAGAACGTCGCGCTGCCGTTGGAGCTCGACGGCGCCGGTCGACGCCCGGCGCGGGACGCGGCGCGGGTCGCGCTCGAGGAGGTCGGTCTCGACGGCTTCGCGGACCGGTTCCCCGACGAGATGTCGGGTGGGCAGCGGCAGCGGATCGCGATCGCGCGGGCGATCGTCGGTGAGCGCCGGCTGATCCTGGCCGACGAGCCGACCGGGGCTCTCGACACCGAGACCGGCGAGGACATCCTCAAGCTGATCCGTGCGCGTTGCGACGCGGGCGCTGCCGGCGTGCTCGTCACCCATGAGCCGCGCTACGCCAGCTGGGCCGACCGGGTGATCTATGTGCGTGACGGTCTCGTCGTCGACGAGGCCGGCGAGACGCCGAGCACGGTCTTCGCGACAGAGGTGGAGGGATGA